The following coding sequences lie in one Myxococcus xanthus genomic window:
- a CDS encoding indole-3-glycerol phosphate synthase TrpC has translation MSTTGTLDRIMARKRQELAARPPMAPRTRPTPRDFAQGLVTHRSGRRLSVIAEVKRKSPSGGDFPHADVVAVARAYEAAGASAISVLTDGPDFGGGLEDLVAVRAAVSLPVLRKDFLVAAREVEESAMWGADAVLLIADALEDGELREMVATAKAVGVAALVEAHTEAHAERALAAGAKLVGINNRDLATLKTDTGTALRVMPKLRTRARVLVAESGLKSLADLMAAQEAGADAVLVGESLLREPDPGHALRRLLGVKDAAP, from the coding sequence ATGAGCACGACAGGAACGTTGGACCGCATCATGGCGCGCAAACGCCAGGAGCTGGCGGCGCGGCCTCCCATGGCGCCTCGCACCCGGCCCACGCCCCGCGACTTCGCCCAGGGGCTGGTGACCCACCGCTCCGGGCGGCGACTGAGCGTCATCGCGGAAGTGAAGCGCAAGAGCCCTTCAGGCGGGGATTTCCCCCACGCCGACGTGGTGGCGGTGGCCCGGGCCTATGAGGCCGCGGGCGCCAGCGCCATCAGCGTGCTGACGGATGGGCCGGACTTCGGCGGCGGCCTGGAGGACCTCGTGGCCGTGCGGGCGGCGGTGTCGCTGCCCGTGCTGCGCAAGGACTTCCTCGTGGCGGCGCGCGAGGTGGAGGAGAGCGCGATGTGGGGCGCGGACGCGGTGCTGCTCATCGCCGACGCGCTGGAGGATGGCGAGCTGCGGGAGATGGTCGCCACGGCGAAAGCGGTGGGCGTGGCCGCGCTGGTGGAGGCCCACACGGAGGCGCACGCCGAGCGCGCGCTGGCCGCGGGCGCGAAGCTGGTGGGCATCAACAACCGCGACCTCGCCACCCTGAAGACGGACACGGGCACGGCCCTGCGGGTGATGCCGAAGCTGCGCACCCGGGCCCGGGTGCTGGTGGCGGAGAGTGGCCTCAAGTCCCTGGCGGACCTGATGGCGGCGCAGGAAGCGGGAGCGGACGCCGTCCTGGTGGGCGAGTCCCTGCTTCGAGAGCCCGACCCCGGACACGCGCTGCGGCGGCTGCTCGGGGTGAAGGACGCGGCGCCATGA
- the aroF gene encoding 3-deoxy-7-phosphoheptulonate synthase, translated as MLIVMRPDATAQDIERVNDEIRRRGWQPHAIPGGTRTAVGITGNPGAVEPEPFRVLPGVADAVAISQPFKLVSREVKPDDTQLRIGDLTIGGSAFHVIAGPCSVESREQILSTAHAVKKAGATMLRGGAFKPRTSPYEFQGLKGDGLALLAEARQETGLLVTTEVKDTATLQAVADATDILQIGARNMQNFSLLEAVGELRKPVMLKRGMSATIKELLMAAEYIVARGNTQVILCERGIRTFETMTRNTLDLNAVPMLKALSHLPVFVDPSHGIGVRKAVPAMMRAATAVGADGIIVEVHPDPPRAKSDGAQSLDFSEFEKSMNEVRAIAQAMGREVVRLG; from the coding sequence ATGTTGATCGTGATGCGACCCGACGCGACGGCCCAGGACATCGAGCGTGTGAACGACGAGATCCGCCGCCGTGGTTGGCAACCGCACGCGATTCCAGGGGGCACTCGCACGGCCGTTGGCATCACCGGAAACCCGGGCGCGGTGGAACCGGAGCCCTTCCGCGTGCTCCCTGGCGTCGCTGACGCCGTGGCCATCTCCCAGCCGTTCAAGCTCGTCAGCCGAGAGGTGAAGCCGGACGACACGCAGCTGCGCATCGGCGACCTGACGATTGGCGGCTCGGCCTTCCACGTCATCGCCGGCCCGTGCTCGGTGGAGTCGCGCGAGCAGATTCTCTCCACCGCCCACGCGGTGAAGAAGGCGGGCGCCACCATGCTGCGTGGTGGAGCGTTCAAGCCGCGCACCAGCCCCTATGAGTTCCAGGGCCTCAAGGGTGACGGCCTGGCGCTGCTGGCCGAGGCGCGCCAGGAGACGGGCCTGCTCGTCACCACCGAGGTGAAGGACACCGCGACGCTCCAGGCCGTCGCCGACGCCACGGACATCCTCCAGATTGGCGCGCGCAACATGCAGAACTTCAGCCTGCTGGAGGCCGTGGGTGAGCTGCGCAAGCCCGTGATGCTCAAGCGTGGCATGAGCGCCACCATCAAGGAACTGCTGATGGCGGCCGAGTACATCGTCGCCCGCGGCAACACGCAGGTCATCCTCTGCGAGCGCGGCATCCGCACCTTCGAGACGATGACGCGCAACACGCTGGACCTCAACGCGGTGCCCATGCTGAAGGCGCTCTCGCACCTGCCCGTCTTCGTGGACCCGTCGCACGGCATCGGCGTGCGCAAGGCGGTGCCGGCGATGATGCGCGCGGCGACGGCGGTGGGGGCGGACGGCATCATCGTCGAGGTGCACCCCGACCCGCCGCGCGCGAAGTCGGACGGTGCCCAGTCGCTGGACTTCTCCGAGTTCGAGAAGTCCATGAACGAGGTCCGCGCCATCGCCCAGGCGATGGGCCGCGAAGTGGTCAGGCTGGGATAG
- a CDS encoding phosphoribosylanthranilate isomerase: MSVRVKVCGVTRLSDAVAAWEAGVDALGLNFYPKSPRYLDLPTAAALARTRPPLGTVLGVFVNAAPDTIRETVRACGLTAVQLHGDEPPEACSGYGVPVIKALRVLGPEDVARARTYVGVGDVAGLLLDGAAPGYGGGGVGFDWSLVAGLAGSGLPVLVAGGLRPSNVAEAVRATRPYGVDVASGVESAPGIKDVEAVRAFVRAAKSINLWE, encoded by the coding sequence ATGAGTGTCCGTGTGAAGGTGTGCGGCGTCACGCGCCTGTCCGACGCGGTGGCCGCGTGGGAAGCAGGCGTGGACGCGCTGGGCCTCAACTTCTACCCGAAGTCGCCCCGCTACCTGGACCTCCCCACGGCGGCGGCCCTGGCACGTACGCGGCCGCCCCTGGGCACGGTGCTGGGCGTGTTCGTCAACGCGGCGCCGGACACCATCCGGGAGACGGTGCGCGCTTGTGGCCTCACGGCCGTGCAGCTCCATGGGGACGAGCCCCCGGAGGCCTGTTCGGGGTACGGCGTGCCCGTCATCAAGGCGCTGCGTGTCCTGGGTCCGGAAGACGTGGCCCGGGCTCGGACGTATGTGGGCGTAGGAGACGTCGCGGGGCTGCTGCTGGACGGCGCGGCCCCGGGATATGGCGGCGGCGGCGTGGGCTTTGACTGGTCGCTCGTCGCGGGGCTGGCGGGAAGTGGCCTGCCCGTGCTGGTGGCGGGAGGCCTGCGGCCCTCCAACGTGGCCGAGGCGGTACGCGCGACGCGGCCGTACGGCGTGGATGTGGCCAGCGGCGTGGAATCCGCCCCTGGCATCAAGGACGTGGAAGCGGTGCGCGCCTTCGTGCGCGCCGCGAAGTCCATCAACCTCTGGGAGTGA
- a CDS encoding NAD(P)/FAD-dependent oxidoreductase produces MSYPEVIVVGAGLAGLACARALVASRVKVLLLEGSDAPGGRVRTDVHEGFLLDRGFQVYLSAYPEGRRTLDLEALSLRRFVPGAKVWRGGRLHTVVDPLRRPVEALGHLFAPVGTFGDKLRILELRQLALSGEVEDVWQRPSRTTRRYLDELGFTEALRESFLRPFFAGIFLERELTTSSRFLEFVFRMFSSGYAAVPESGMGAIPEQLSARLPPGLLRMRAPVADVWGHRVRLADGELIAAKAVVVATDPASAVGLLPGMVPPVMNRVTCLYFAAPEPPVEGPWLLLNGEGRGRVNNVAVMSEVSPAYAPRGQALVSVSVVGATPDLDTLQAEVLAELTDWFGPAVSAWRHLRTYAIPLALPAQPPEVLEPPRRPVRLSPGLFVCGDHRDNASIDGALVSGRRAAEAVLRELERE; encoded by the coding sequence GTGTCGTATCCGGAGGTCATCGTCGTCGGGGCGGGGCTCGCGGGGTTGGCGTGCGCGCGGGCGCTCGTCGCGTCACGGGTGAAGGTGTTGCTGCTAGAGGGAAGTGACGCACCGGGGGGCAGGGTTCGCACGGATGTCCATGAGGGCTTCCTGCTAGACAGGGGCTTCCAGGTGTACCTGTCCGCGTATCCGGAGGGCCGGCGCACGTTGGACCTGGAGGCGCTGTCGTTGCGCAGGTTCGTCCCCGGCGCGAAGGTGTGGCGGGGGGGCAGGTTGCACACGGTCGTGGACCCGCTGCGCCGCCCCGTGGAGGCGCTCGGGCACCTGTTCGCTCCCGTGGGGACGTTCGGGGACAAGCTGCGCATCCTGGAACTGCGGCAGCTGGCGCTCTCCGGTGAAGTGGAGGACGTGTGGCAGCGGCCGTCACGCACGACGCGGCGCTACCTGGACGAACTGGGCTTCACGGAGGCTCTGCGTGAGTCGTTCCTACGCCCCTTCTTCGCCGGCATCTTCCTGGAGCGGGAGCTGACCACGTCCAGCCGCTTCCTGGAGTTCGTCTTCCGCATGTTCTCATCCGGATACGCGGCGGTGCCGGAGTCGGGGATGGGCGCCATTCCGGAGCAACTGTCGGCGCGCCTTCCTCCGGGCCTGTTGCGGATGCGCGCGCCGGTGGCGGACGTGTGGGGACACCGCGTTCGCCTGGCGGACGGAGAGCTGATTGCCGCCAAGGCGGTGGTGGTGGCCACGGACCCGGCGAGCGCGGTGGGGCTGCTGCCGGGCATGGTGCCACCGGTGATGAACCGGGTGACGTGCCTCTACTTCGCCGCGCCGGAGCCGCCCGTGGAAGGGCCGTGGCTGTTGCTCAATGGCGAGGGCCGGGGCCGGGTGAACAACGTGGCGGTGATGAGCGAGGTGTCACCGGCGTATGCGCCTCGGGGACAGGCGCTCGTGTCCGTGTCCGTTGTCGGCGCCACGCCGGACCTGGACACGCTGCAAGCCGAGGTGCTCGCGGAGTTGACGGACTGGTTTGGTCCGGCTGTGTCCGCATGGCGGCACCTGCGCACCTATGCGATTCCGCTCGCGCTGCCCGCGCAGCCTCCGGAGGTGTTGGAGCCGCCTCGCCGGCCGGTGCGGCTGTCACCGGGACTGTTCGTGTGTGGAGACCACCGGGACAATGCCTCCATCGACGGCGCGCTGGTGTCGGGCCGCCGCGCCGCAGAGGCCGTCCTGAGAGAGTTGGAGCGCGAATGA
- a CDS encoding Isoquinoline 1-oxidoreductase subunit, translating to MRHRGLSIIVLGAVISGVGCKSTKSAPDAAGTQAAQDVGLSLQPVSAFAAITDEKQRSAALFVEAGRVITHPRCVNCHPADGVPRQGMDRRRHVPAVTGGPTGHGTPGLPCSSCHQARNTPLVGTTLRSVPGNPKWALAPAEMAWVGVPLGKICEQLKDPARNGGKSLDALHHHMAEDVLVGWGWDPGPGLEPVPGTQRAFGELIRAWIDTGAACPSP from the coding sequence ATGAGACACCGGGGGCTCTCCATCATCGTGTTGGGCGCCGTCATCTCGGGGGTGGGCTGCAAGTCCACCAAGAGCGCACCGGATGCCGCGGGAACGCAGGCGGCGCAGGATGTGGGGCTGTCACTCCAGCCCGTGTCCGCGTTCGCCGCCATCACGGATGAGAAGCAGCGCTCCGCCGCGCTCTTCGTCGAGGCGGGGCGTGTGATAACGCACCCTCGCTGCGTCAACTGCCACCCGGCCGATGGCGTACCCCGGCAGGGCATGGACCGGCGTCGGCACGTGCCCGCCGTGACGGGCGGGCCCACGGGACATGGCACTCCCGGACTGCCTTGCTCCTCGTGCCACCAGGCGCGGAACACGCCATTGGTGGGCACGACGCTGCGGAGCGTGCCTGGCAATCCGAAGTGGGCACTGGCGCCAGCGGAGATGGCGTGGGTGGGCGTCCCCCTGGGGAAGATTTGCGAGCAGCTCAAGGACCCCGCGCGAAACGGCGGAAAGTCCCTGGACGCGCTGCATCACCACATGGCCGAGGACGTCCTGGTGGGGTGGGGTTGGGACCCAGGTCCTGGCCTGGAGCCCGTGCCAGGCACTCAGCGTGCATTTGGTGAGCTCATCCGCGCTTGGATTGACACGGGGGCTGCCTGTCCGAGCCCCTGA
- the trpD gene encoding anthranilate phosphoribosyltransferase, giving the protein MTLKEALGKVVGRRDLTREEMTRVMGLMLAGEASPAQVGALATALKMKGETEDEILGAAEAMRACAAKLSPRADVVLDTCGTGGDGAHTFNISTAVAFVAAGAGVTVAKHGNRAVSSRCGSADVLAALGVSMERPHERVARDIDEHGVGFLFAPSHHGALRHVAQARRDMGFHSVFNLLGPLTNPAGARYQLLGTFDGKRVEQTARVLGRLGSRRAWVVHGHDGLDEISPCSATEVAELREDGTVHTFTVSPQDAGLDVVPREAIAGGDADENAQRLRALLDGERSGLRTAVLLNAAAALVVVGLAADLRDGVRKAEQAIDSGAARNKLSALIEGALS; this is encoded by the coding sequence ATGACACTCAAGGAAGCGCTGGGCAAGGTGGTGGGCCGGCGCGACCTCACCCGCGAGGAGATGACCCGCGTCATGGGTCTGATGCTCGCCGGGGAGGCTTCGCCTGCCCAGGTTGGCGCGCTGGCGACAGCGCTGAAGATGAAGGGTGAGACGGAGGATGAAATCCTCGGCGCGGCGGAGGCCATGCGGGCCTGCGCGGCGAAGCTGTCCCCGCGTGCCGACGTGGTGCTCGACACCTGCGGCACCGGCGGCGACGGCGCGCACACCTTCAACATCTCCACCGCGGTGGCCTTCGTGGCCGCCGGGGCCGGAGTGACGGTGGCCAAGCACGGCAACCGCGCGGTCTCCAGCCGCTGTGGCAGCGCGGACGTGCTGGCGGCGCTGGGCGTCTCCATGGAGCGTCCGCATGAGCGCGTGGCGCGGGACATCGACGAGCACGGCGTGGGCTTCCTCTTCGCGCCGTCCCACCATGGGGCCCTGCGGCACGTGGCGCAGGCGCGGCGGGACATGGGGTTCCACAGCGTGTTCAACCTGCTGGGGCCGCTGACGAACCCGGCGGGGGCGCGCTACCAGCTCCTGGGGACGTTCGACGGCAAGCGCGTGGAGCAGACGGCGCGCGTGCTGGGCCGGCTCGGCAGCCGCCGCGCGTGGGTGGTGCACGGCCATGACGGGCTGGATGAAATCTCCCCGTGCAGCGCCACGGAGGTCGCGGAGCTGCGCGAGGACGGCACGGTCCACACCTTCACGGTGTCGCCCCAGGACGCGGGGCTGGATGTGGTGCCTCGCGAGGCCATCGCGGGTGGCGACGCGGACGAGAACGCCCAGCGGCTGCGCGCGCTGCTGGACGGCGAGCGCTCGGGGCTGCGCACGGCGGTGCTGCTCAACGCGGCGGCGGCGCTCGTCGTCGTGGGACTGGCGGCGGACCTGCGTGACGGCGTGCGGAAGGCGGAGCAGGCCATCGACTCGGGCGCGGCCCGGAACAAGCTGTCGGCCCTCATCGAGGGGGCCTTGTCATGA